A part of Thermococcus sp. SY098 genomic DNA contains:
- a CDS encoding TldD/PmbA family protein codes for MFDVNELILKKAKEIGFGDVVVLSYETQRRQVRFANNEITVAKNWHYQKSAIFAEYEKRLVSTELTTLDEKTIEKTLKMLFKTAKAMEPKKDYYGIAEGPFEYKDIPETFDKKIVELDEPNEYVEIAINSALEEGAKRVAGVLYTDYNKLYLTTSNNVEAFDEGTGIEISVRAFVDELSSGHGTNSVRVLKKFDPESAGRKAGEIAKLAVNPEEGEAGKYDVIFDPLAFANLLSYMSFMTSAFAVEAGFSFLVGKLGQKVASEGIVLKDVGNMPNAYGTRKFDDEGVPTQETTIIENGVLKTYLLNTSLARKYSTKTTANAGLTMPRAWNIYLEAGDYSKEELFSEVRRGIYITNVWYTRFQNYVAGDFSTIPRDGAFLIENGEIVKPIRNIRVSDNFQRILGSIAALGKELYHIHWWEVRTPVFTPYVLVKDVGITKATK; via the coding sequence ATGTTTGATGTTAATGAGCTCATTTTAAAGAAGGCCAAAGAGATTGGCTTTGGAGACGTTGTTGTTCTATCATATGAGACACAGAGAAGACAGGTCAGATTTGCAAACAATGAGATTACCGTCGCTAAAAACTGGCACTATCAGAAATCTGCAATTTTTGCTGAATATGAAAAGAGGCTTGTCTCGACAGAGCTCACAACCCTTGATGAAAAAACAATCGAAAAGACATTGAAAATGCTCTTCAAGACGGCAAAGGCGATGGAGCCAAAGAAGGACTATTACGGCATAGCAGAAGGTCCATTTGAATATAAAGACATTCCAGAGACTTTTGACAAAAAGATTGTTGAACTTGATGAGCCGAATGAATACGTTGAGATTGCCATAAACTCAGCATTGGAAGAAGGTGCTAAGAGGGTTGCTGGAGTTCTCTATACGGATTACAATAAGCTCTACTTAACGACGAGCAACAATGTTGAGGCTTTTGATGAAGGGACGGGGATAGAAATCAGTGTTAGGGCTTTCGTCGATGAGCTATCAAGCGGACATGGGACGAACTCAGTTAGAGTTTTGAAAAAGTTCGACCCGGAAAGTGCTGGAAGAAAGGCTGGAGAGATAGCAAAGCTTGCCGTTAATCCGGAAGAGGGAGAGGCTGGCAAATACGACGTCATTTTTGACCCCTTAGCATTCGCAAATCTGCTTTCATACATGAGCTTCATGACATCAGCTTTTGCTGTTGAAGCAGGATTCAGCTTTTTAGTTGGCAAGCTTGGACAGAAGGTTGCGAGCGAGGGCATCGTTTTGAAGGATGTAGGAAACATGCCAAACGCTTATGGAACGAGGAAATTTGATGACGAGGGTGTTCCAACTCAAGAAACAACGATAATCGAAAACGGGGTTTTAAAGACCTATCTCCTTAACACAAGCCTTGCGAGAAAATACAGCACTAAAACAACAGCTAACGCAGGTCTAACAATGCCAAGAGCTTGGAACATCTACCTTGAGGCTGGGGACTACTCAAAAGAAGAGCTCTTCAGCGAGGTCAGGAGGGGAATCTACATAACAAACGTTTGGTACACAAGGTTCCAGAACTATGTTGCCGGTGACTTCTCGACGATTCCAAGGGATGGAGCGTTCTTAATTGAAAATGGTGAGATCGTTAAGCCGATAAGGAACATCCGCGTAAGCGACAACTTCCAGCGCATCTTGGGGAGCATAGCTGCCTTAGGAAAAGAACTCTACCATATCCACTGGTGGGAAGTTAGAACGCCAGTATTCACCCCTTATGTTCTGGTTAAAGATGTTGGCATAACGAAGGCTACAAAGTGA
- a CDS encoding ASCH domain-containing protein has product MLIDNAYKERILKGKKVTTIRYGKYEAEEGSEVYIVITPSDTAIAKAKIKGITKKKVKDLTNEDAKRDGFKDVRELLRVLNKIYGELYGDDEITIIEFEVIKQFKEGVPLKWLKGLNYRDPYEIAKLYVENNLKISPDIDLIVKKVHEEGLKAAVKRYGPKRVRDALLKAYHELYAKGII; this is encoded by the coding sequence ATGCTGATAGATAATGCATACAAAGAGCGTATTTTGAAGGGGAAGAAAGTCACAACAATTAGATATGGAAAATATGAAGCCGAAGAGGGTAGCGAGGTTTACATAGTCATAACCCCAAGCGATACAGCAATAGCTAAAGCTAAGATAAAAGGCATCACAAAAAAGAAGGTCAAAGATCTCACCAACGAGGATGCAAAGAGGGATGGTTTTAAAGACGTTAGAGAGCTTTTAAGGGTCTTAAACAAAATTTACGGAGAGCTTTACGGAGATGATGAAATTACGATCATTGAGTTTGAAGTTATAAAACAGTTCAAAGAGGGAGTACCCCTAAAATGGCTCAAGGGCTTGAATTACAGAGACCCCTATGAGATAGCCAAGCTTTATGTCGAAAACAACCTGAAAATTTCTCCAGATATTGACTTAATTGTGAAAAAAGTCCATGAGGAAGGATTAAAAGCCGCAGTGAAGAGATATGGGCCAAAGAGGGTTAGAGACGCATTGCTGAAAGCTTATCATGAGCTTTATGCTAAAGGAATAATTTAA
- a CDS encoding TIGR02253 family HAD-type hydrolase, producing MIKVVFFDLDDTIADTTKLAEMARKNAIENMIRHGMPVDFDTAYSELLELINEYGSNFPRHFDYLLRRLDLKYNPKWVAAGVIAYHNTKFAYLREVRHVRKTLLKLREMGLRLGIITDGDPIKQWEKILRLDLDDFFEHVVISDFEGVKKPHPKIFQKALRIFEVKAQEAVMVGDRLYSDIYGAKSVGMHTVWFRYGKYANREEEYREYADYEITDLLDVPKIIEVLNSGKDDSNKEVHADR from the coding sequence ATGATTAAGGTTGTATTCTTTGATTTAGATGATACGATAGCTGATACAACAAAACTTGCCGAAATGGCAAGGAAAAATGCAATAGAAAACATGATCCGACATGGCATGCCAGTTGATTTTGATACCGCATATAGCGAGCTTTTAGAACTCATTAACGAGTATGGAAGCAACTTTCCAAGGCACTTTGACTACCTCCTTAGGCGTTTGGATTTAAAGTACAATCCAAAGTGGGTCGCTGCTGGGGTAATTGCTTACCACAATACAAAATTCGCTTATCTAAGAGAAGTGAGGCATGTGAGGAAAACCCTCCTTAAGCTTCGGGAGATGGGTTTGAGGCTCGGCATAATAACAGACGGAGACCCAATAAAGCAGTGGGAAAAAATTCTGCGCTTGGATTTAGATGATTTCTTTGAGCATGTTGTTATATCCGACTTTGAGGGAGTTAAGAAGCCGCATCCAAAGATTTTCCAGAAAGCACTTAGAATATTTGAAGTTAAAGCTCAAGAAGCTGTAATGGTCGGAGACAGGCTTTATTCAGATATTTATGGAGCAAAAAGCGTGGGCATGCATACAGTCTGGTTCCGCTATGGAAAGTATGCAAACAGAGAAGAGGAATACAGAGAATACGCAGACTATGAAATCACCGATCTGCTTGACGTTCCGAAAATAATAGAGGTGCTGAACAGTGGCAAAGACGATTCAAATAAGGAAGTTCATGCTGATAGATAA
- a CDS encoding DUF3783 domain-containing protein: MIFLIGFDENEVKKIREMLSELKVYEIPQYCKDWSVQSIVEKAEELEGSCNWHLKKFILMHDLKNPQIKEVLAKIKSLNLGKIIFATTTPTSLTWKLEDLLEELIREDEYFQELKRKEAQQKKLYLDIGKG, translated from the coding sequence ATGATATTTTTGATTGGATTTGACGAGAATGAAGTTAAGAAAATCAGAGAAATGCTTAGTGAGCTGAAAGTTTATGAAATTCCCCAGTACTGCAAGGACTGGAGTGTGCAGAGCATAGTGGAGAAAGCGGAAGAGCTTGAAGGTTCATGCAACTGGCATCTCAAAAAGTTCATTCTAATGCACGATCTTAAAAATCCTCAAATTAAGGAAGTTTTAGCCAAAATAAAGTCCTTAAACCTCGGAAAAATAATCTTTGCAACCACGACGCCAACTTCACTCACATGGAAGCTTGAGGATCTGCTTGAAGAGCTTATTCGTGAAGATGAATACTTCCAAGAATTGAAGAGAAAAGAAGCACAGCAAAAGAAACTGTATCTGGACATCGGGAAAGGTTAA
- the cobB gene encoding NAD-dependent protein deacetylase, with the protein MIEEAAKIIARSRFLIAFTGAGISAESGIPTFRGKNGLWKRYRPEELATPEAFARNPKLVWEFYRWRMRIISKAKPNKAHLALAELERMGILKAVITQNVDDLHREAGNKNIIELHGNIFRVKCIRCDYRENLKESGRLEKFLEDEELPKCPKCGSLLRPDVVWFGEALPEGALSKAFNLARRADVCLVIGTSGQVFPAAYIPYIVKDNGGYVIEINPSESGITPIADIFIRGKAGEAMEELLKKVEELRG; encoded by the coding sequence ATGATAGAGGAGGCTGCAAAAATAATTGCACGTTCAAGGTTTTTAATAGCTTTCACTGGAGCGGGAATAAGTGCTGAGAGCGGAATTCCTACGTTTAGAGGGAAGAACGGACTGTGGAAGCGGTACCGCCCGGAAGAACTCGCCACACCTGAAGCTTTTGCCAGAAATCCAAAGCTTGTGTGGGAGTTTTACAGATGGAGGATGAGGATTATATCAAAAGCTAAACCAAACAAAGCCCACTTAGCTCTGGCTGAACTTGAGAGGATGGGGATTCTCAAAGCCGTTATAACCCAGAATGTTGATGATCTGCACAGAGAAGCTGGGAACAAAAACATCATCGAGTTGCACGGTAACATCTTTAGGGTCAAGTGCATACGTTGTGATTACAGAGAGAATCTCAAAGAAAGCGGAAGACTTGAAAAGTTCCTTGAGGATGAAGAGTTACCCAAATGTCCAAAGTGCGGCTCTCTTTTAAGACCAGATGTCGTTTGGTTCGGAGAGGCTTTGCCTGAAGGTGCTTTGAGTAAAGCATTCAACTTAGCGAGGAGAGCCGATGTGTGTTTAGTTATAGGTACGAGCGGACAGGTATTTCCAGCGGCATACATACCCTATATAGTCAAAGATAATGGCGGTTATGTGATTGAAATCAATCCAAGTGAAAGCGGCATCACACCAATAGCTGACATCTTCATAAGGGGAAAAGCTGGAGAGGCTATGGAAGAGCTTTTGAAAAAAGTTGAGGAGCTGAGAGGATGA
- the glyA gene encoding serine hydroxymethyltransferase, producing MSYAEYKDKVLEFVEMHEKWRASTINLIASENVTSPSVTRAVASGFMHKYAEGWPRQRYYQGCKYVDEVELIGVDLFCKLFKSDFADLRPISGTNANQAAFFGLTQPGDNVIVLHTSHGGHISHMPFGAAGMRGLNVFTWPFDNESFNIDVDKAAQLIREKEPKLIVFGGSLFPFPHPVKELAPVAKEVGAYVMYDAAHVLGLIAGGEFQDPLREGADIITSSTHKTFPGPQGGVILYKNFGEDVAKLQWAIFPGVLSNHHLHHMAGKVITAAEMLEYGEAYAKQIVKNAKALAEALAEEGFNVIGEDQGYTKSHQVIVDVSDLHEAAGGWAAPLLEEAGIILNKNLLPWDPLEKVNTPSGLRIGVQEMTRVGMMEDDMKEIARFMRRVLIDKEDPKKVEKEVFEFRKQFQKVYYSFDYGLPMKE from the coding sequence ATGAGCTATGCAGAATATAAGGATAAGGTTCTGGAGTTTGTTGAGATGCACGAAAAGTGGAGAGCATCAACAATTAATTTGATTGCAAGCGAAAACGTAACCTCTCCAAGTGTCACAAGGGCTGTGGCGAGTGGTTTCATGCATAAATATGCCGAAGGCTGGCCGAGGCAGAGATATTATCAGGGATGTAAGTACGTTGATGAAGTTGAGCTTATTGGTGTTGACCTCTTCTGCAAGCTCTTCAAGAGTGATTTTGCAGATCTGAGACCGATTTCAGGTACAAACGCAAACCAAGCCGCATTCTTTGGCCTCACACAGCCTGGAGACAACGTTATAGTCCTTCACACCTCTCATGGTGGACACATAAGCCACATGCCATTTGGTGCAGCTGGTATGAGAGGTCTCAACGTCTTCACATGGCCATTTGACAATGAAAGCTTTAACATTGACGTTGACAAAGCAGCTCAGCTCATCAGAGAGAAGGAGCCAAAGCTTATAGTCTTCGGCGGTTCTCTGTTCCCGTTCCCACATCCAGTCAAAGAGCTCGCTCCAGTAGCTAAAGAGGTTGGAGCATATGTTATGTACGATGCAGCACACGTTCTCGGATTGATCGCTGGAGGAGAGTTCCAAGACCCACTTAGAGAAGGTGCTGATATAATAACCTCTTCAACCCACAAGACATTCCCAGGCCCACAGGGCGGTGTGATTCTCTACAAGAACTTTGGTGAGGATGTTGCAAAGCTCCAGTGGGCAATCTTCCCGGGAGTTCTCAGCAACCACCACCTCCACCACATGGCTGGAAAAGTCATCACAGCGGCGGAGATGCTTGAGTACGGTGAAGCTTACGCAAAGCAGATTGTAAAGAACGCAAAAGCTTTAGCTGAGGCTTTGGCCGAAGAAGGATTCAACGTCATCGGTGAAGACCAAGGCTACACCAAGAGCCACCAGGTTATAGTTGATGTTAGCGACCTTCACGAAGCAGCAGGTGGATGGGCGGCGCCGCTCTTAGAGGAAGCGGGAATAATCCTCAACAAGAACCTCTTACCATGGGATCCGCTTGAAAAGGTCAACACACCAAGCGGATTGAGAATAGGTGTCCAGGAGATGACAAGAGTTGGAATGATGGAAGACGACATGAAAGAAATTGCAAGGTTCATGAGGCGCGTACTGATTGACAAAGAGGATCCAAAGAAGGTCGAGAAGGAGGTCTTCGAGTTCAGAAAGCAGTTCCAGAAGGTCTACTACTCCTTCGACTACGGCTTGCCAATGAAGGAGTGA
- a CDS encoding immunoglobulin-like domain-containing protein, which produces MMKTVIYTVFLSLMVALAYLTISPDDTEKYGQKMLPCEIPSEPLRPSYNHSFFCCPGKVGYWISAGYKSPGEIIGFSARNVPLNHNGTVVFVIYKKTKDGWKIIYTENDWHAEFILPSEQNVTYALSVYVFDKDCNLIDSLYSTVFVPIQKLNVELYLDKRIYKPGETAKLTIKNTGKAPILVGNPYEIYRFENGSWERVKLGVFFTLEGYEIMPRQSWTQKVGLMYFNESTWNSYPLPPGRYKVIKEVLGIGVEEKLTLEVEFEIRE; this is translated from the coding sequence ATGATGAAAACGGTTATTTATACAGTGTTTCTGTCACTTATGGTTGCACTTGCATATCTAACCATTTCACCCGATGATACGGAGAAATATGGTCAAAAAATGCTCCCCTGTGAGATTCCTTCAGAGCCTTTACGCCCTTCCTATAACCATTCCTTCTTCTGTTGTCCTGGAAAGGTAGGCTACTGGATAAGTGCAGGTTACAAATCTCCGGGAGAAATAATTGGGTTTAGTGCTCGGAATGTTCCTCTAAACCACAATGGCACAGTGGTTTTTGTTATCTACAAGAAAACTAAGGATGGCTGGAAAATTATCTACACCGAAAATGACTGGCATGCTGAATTTATTCTCCCGTCTGAGCAGAACGTTACTTATGCTTTATCTGTGTATGTTTTTGACAAGGACTGCAATTTGATTGACAGCTTGTATTCTACAGTTTTTGTCCCAATTCAAAAGCTCAATGTCGAATTGTATCTTGATAAAAGGATTTACAAACCAGGTGAAACTGCAAAGCTGACAATTAAAAATACAGGCAAAGCACCGATACTGGTGGGGAATCCATATGAGATTTATAGATTCGAAAATGGAAGCTGGGAGAGAGTTAAGCTGGGGGTGTTCTTCACCTTAGAGGGGTATGAAATTATGCCAAGGCAATCTTGGACTCAGAAAGTTGGGTTGATGTATTTCAATGAGAGCACTTGGAACTCATATCCTTTACCTCCTGGAAGATACAAAGTAATAAAGGAAGTACTCGGGATAGGAGTTGAGGAAAAGCTAACACTTGAGGTGGAGTTTGAGATTAGGGAATAG
- a CDS encoding transcription factor S yields MVKFCPKCGSIMLPDRKRGVFVCRKCGYEEPLNPEAAKAYRLTQKVEHKVEDIPVIEQDLATLPKVKITCPKCGNDEAYWWELQTRAGDEPSTIFYRCTKCGYTWRSYE; encoded by the coding sequence ATGGTGAAGTTCTGCCCAAAGTGCGGAAGCATAATGCTCCCTGATAGAAAGAGAGGAGTCTTTGTTTGCAGGAAGTGTGGCTATGAGGAGCCTCTAAACCCAGAGGCTGCTAAGGCTTACCGCCTAACCCAGAAAGTTGAGCACAAAGTTGAAGACATTCCAGTAATTGAGCAGGATTTGGCGACACTGCCGAAGGTGAAGATAACCTGTCCAAAGTGTGGAAATGACGAAGCCTACTGGTGGGAGCTGCAGACAAGGGCTGGGGATGAGCCCTCAACTATATTCTACAGATGCACAAAGTGTGGCTATACATGGAGGAGCTATGAGTGA
- a CDS encoding DNA polymerase sliding clamp has product MPFEIVFDGAKDFATLIATASNLIDEAAFKVTEDGISMRAMDPSRVVLIDLNLPAGIFSKYEVDGEETIGVNMDHFKKILKRGKSKDILILKKGEENFLEVTLQGTATRTFRLPLIEVEELELELPELPFTAKAVVLGEVLKEAVKDASLVSDSLKFIAKENEFIMKAEGETNEVEIKLTLEDEGLLDLEVQEETKSAYGISYLADMVKGIGKADEVIIQFGNDMPLQMDYPVRDEGKLTFLLAPRVEEE; this is encoded by the coding sequence ATGCCGTTTGAGATTGTTTTTGATGGGGCAAAGGACTTTGCAACTTTGATAGCAACTGCAAGCAATTTGATTGATGAAGCAGCCTTTAAGGTTACTGAAGATGGGATAAGCATGAGGGCAATGGATCCAAGCAGAGTCGTTCTTATTGACCTCAACCTGCCGGCTGGAATTTTCTCAAAATATGAGGTTGATGGGGAAGAAACAATCGGCGTTAATATGGACCACTTCAAGAAAATCCTCAAGAGAGGAAAGAGCAAGGACATTCTTATCCTTAAAAAAGGTGAGGAGAACTTCCTTGAGGTAACCCTTCAGGGAACAGCAACAAGGACATTCAGACTGCCGCTCATCGAGGTCGAAGAGCTTGAGCTTGAGCTTCCAGAGCTGCCCTTCACAGCAAAAGCAGTTGTTCTGGGTGAGGTTCTCAAAGAAGCCGTTAAGGATGCATCACTCGTCAGCGACAGCCTGAAGTTCATCGCAAAAGAGAACGAGTTTATAATGAAGGCTGAAGGAGAGACTAACGAGGTTGAGATAAAGCTCACACTTGAAGACGAAGGCTTGCTTGACCTTGAAGTCCAGGAGGAAACAAAGAGCGCCTATGGAATCAGCTATCTCGCTGATATGGTCAAGGGAATTGGTAAGGCAGATGAAGTCATCATTCAGTTTGGAAACGACATGCCCCTTCAGATGGACTATCCAGTAAGAGATGAAGGAAAGCTGACCTTCCTTCTTGCACCAAGAGTTGAGGAGGAGTGA
- a CDS encoding molybdopterin-dependent oxidoreductase gives MRDCYDTCSIISEIRRGKLFVRGNPEHPITQGFLCPKGALLPKWFHSEERLKVPLIREGERGTGKFREATWSEAIRLVADKIKETIKRYGSESILVYNYAGDRGVVNFYFPMRLFHYLNASFLDYGICDRAGQEALKDVYGTAVGLDPEELKNQKLIVYWGINAFWTNLHGFMLAKKYGLEIWAVDVVRTETAKRSNKFFQIKPNTDVLFALGIARIIIENELYDVDFIRKNVYGFDEFKNYVKKIDLDFVSRETGVEKKQIEEFAFEYAEKRGVIHIGYGFQRSLAGGEAVRAISLLPALVGHEFGFIYDMKTIDKSYAEGAFLRTQPARRIPQMKLAEYVERGEIRFLYIYNSNPLASLPNQNRLRKALKESDIFVVVHDIFLTDTALFADVVLPANTFFERLDIADSYYHRYVALNEPVAKLYGRSNREVTVMLAKALGIDNPYLYETEEAIIRKILQQNDLSWEELRKKGFLKVPEKPRKYHTPSGKIEFYSQRAVKRGLSPFPQYTPLKGEYPLLLLSPTYRMTITSQYHNTYGIIDPYLYMNPKDAEERGIKNGDLVEVYNEYGRIKTAVKLTEDVPEGVVVLYKAFWISKLGWNVNVLTADSTVEKYGNASAYHSTWVEIRKI, from the coding sequence ATGAGAGATTGTTATGATACCTGCTCAATCATAAGTGAAATTAGGAGGGGTAAACTTTTTGTTAGAGGGAATCCCGAACATCCGATAACTCAAGGCTTTTTGTGTCCTAAGGGAGCCTTGCTGCCGAAGTGGTTCCACAGTGAAGAGCGATTAAAGGTCCCTCTCATAAGAGAAGGCGAAAGGGGGACAGGAAAATTCAGGGAAGCAACTTGGAGTGAGGCCATACGCTTAGTTGCGGATAAGATTAAAGAAACAATCAAGAGATATGGAAGCGAAAGCATATTGGTTTACAACTATGCTGGTGATAGGGGTGTTGTTAATTTCTACTTCCCAATGAGGCTTTTCCACTATTTGAATGCAAGCTTTTTGGACTACGGAATATGTGATAGGGCTGGACAAGAAGCTTTGAAAGATGTCTATGGGACGGCGGTGGGCTTAGACCCAGAAGAGCTGAAAAATCAAAAGCTAATTGTTTATTGGGGAATAAATGCTTTTTGGACTAATCTTCACGGTTTCATGCTTGCCAAAAAGTATGGCTTGGAGATTTGGGCAGTTGATGTTGTAAGAACTGAGACTGCAAAAAGAAGCAACAAATTCTTCCAAATAAAGCCCAACACAGATGTTCTCTTTGCTTTGGGAATTGCGAGAATCATAATCGAGAATGAGCTGTATGATGTGGACTTTATTAGAAAGAATGTTTATGGATTTGATGAATTCAAGAATTATGTAAAAAAGATTGACTTGGACTTTGTTAGCAGGGAAACTGGTGTCGAGAAAAAGCAGATTGAAGAGTTTGCTTTTGAATACGCAGAAAAAAGAGGGGTTATTCATATAGGCTACGGCTTCCAGCGTTCTTTGGCTGGGGGAGAAGCAGTTAGGGCAATTTCTCTTTTGCCAGCTTTAGTTGGTCATGAGTTTGGCTTTATCTATGACATGAAAACCATTGACAAGAGCTATGCTGAAGGAGCTTTTCTGAGAACCCAGCCAGCAAGAAGAATTCCGCAGATGAAGCTGGCGGAATATGTTGAAAGGGGAGAAATCAGGTTTCTCTACATTTATAATTCAAACCCTTTGGCTTCTCTCCCAAATCAGAATCGCCTAAGGAAGGCATTAAAAGAGAGTGACATCTTTGTTGTTGTTCATGACATCTTTTTAACCGATACAGCTCTTTTTGCAGATGTTGTTCTGCCAGCAAACACATTTTTCGAGCGCTTGGATATAGCGGATTCCTACTATCACCGCTATGTCGCACTAAATGAGCCAGTTGCGAAGCTTTATGGGAGGAGCAACAGGGAAGTGACTGTAATGCTGGCAAAAGCCCTTGGGATTGATAATCCCTATCTTTACGAAACTGAGGAAGCCATTATTAGAAAAATCCTTCAGCAAAATGATTTAAGCTGGGAGGAGCTTAGAAAGAAAGGATTTCTAAAAGTACCTGAAAAGCCAAGAAAATATCACACCCCAAGCGGAAAGATTGAGTTCTACTCCCAAAGAGCAGTTAAGAGAGGGCTTTCACCATTTCCACAATATACGCCGCTCAAAGGGGAGTATCCATTGCTGCTTCTCAGCCCAACATACAGAATGACAATAACAAGTCAGTACCATAACACCTATGGAATTATAGACCCCTACTTGTACATGAATCCTAAAGATGCTGAGGAGAGAGGAATTAAAAATGGTGACTTGGTGGAGGTTTACAACGAATATGGAAGAATAAAAACCGCAGTAAAATTAACTGAAGATGTTCCTGAAGGAGTTGTTGTCCTATACAAAGCTTTTTGGATTTCAAAGCTTGGCTGGAATGTCAATGTACTCACTGCTGACAGCACTGTTGAAAAATATGGAAATGCATCGGCATATCATTCAACTTGGGTAGAGATAAGGAAAATTTAA